The Ketogulonicigenium robustum nucleotide sequence GAAATCGCAGTGGGACGGCCTTGATTTTGCCAATAACGACGGCATCACCGTGGTGCCCGTCACATCCGGCCCCTACGTCGTCGACCGCTTTGAGACCGGCCGCTACGTCTCGCTGCGCCGCAACCCCGATTATTGGGGCGCCGACATTCCCTTCCGGCGCGGCACCATGAACCTTGACGAAGTCCGCTTCGACTTCTTCGGCAACGAAACCGCCGCGTTCGAGGCCTTCAAGATCGGCCAAGTCAACTTCACCCGCGAAACCAACGTGCTGCGCTGGCAAACCCAATATGACTTCCCCCGCACCCGCTCGGGCGAGGTAGTGCTGGCCGAACTTGCCCACCAGCGCCCCACCGGCATGACCGGCCTTGTGATGAACAGCCGCCTGCCGCAATTCGCCGACTGGCGCGTGCGCGAGGCGCTGATCCAAGCCTTCAACTTCGAATTCATCAACGAAACGGTCAACGGCCAGCCCCAGCCGCGCATCGAAAGCTACTTCGGCAACTCGCCCCTCGGCATGACGCCGGGCACGGCAACCGGCCGCGTCGCCGAAATGCTCGCCCCCTTTGCCGACACCCTCATCCCCGGCACGCTCGAAGGGTATACCTTCCCTGTCTCGGACGGCTCGGAACGCAACCGCGCCGGTATCACCCGCGCGCTTGATATGTTTGCGCAGGCGGGTTGGAACGTCGGCAGCGACGGCGTCATGCGCAACGCCGATGGCACTGCGTTCACCTTCGACATCGTCGTCGAAACCAGCGCGGGCGAGGTAAAATCGATCATCGACATCTACACCCAAGCCCTCTCGCGCCTCGGCATCACCGCAAATGTCATCAGCGTCGATCCCGCCCAATACCGCGAGCGGACCGATAAATACGACTTCGGCATGACCTACTTCCGCCGCGGCCTCACGCTTAGCCCCGGCAACGAACAATACCTTTATTGGGGTTCGGAAGGCGCCGATACCATCGGCGGGCGCAACATGATGGGCGTCAAATCCCCCGCGATCGACGCCATGATCAACCAACTGCTGACCGCCGACAGCAACGATGACTTCATCGCCGCCGCCCAATCGCTCGACCGACTGCTGACGGCGGGGCGCTACGTCATCCCGCTTTATCAATGGAACGTCTCGCGCATCGCTTACGACGCCACGCTGCACTATCCCGAACACCACCCCATATTTGGCGACTGGCCCGGCTGGATGCCCGAAGTCTGGTGGTCCGCGGCCCCCTAAAACCGCAACGTTCAAGGAAATGTGAACTTGCATTGATACCGTCAGGGGACTACCAAGACCGGCACCCCTGACGGAACTTCCCTATGATAAAGCTCGATATCCTCGGCGACCCGACCGATTCATGGTCTATGATCGCTCTTGTGGCGCTGCAGGCCGCCTTGGCCGAAGCTGACGAAAACCCCTTTGTCATCGAATGGCACCCGCTGCGGCGTTTTGCCCAGCTCGACCCCGCAGGGGCCCCGCGCCACACCATCCTCGAACCCGCTCTCGGCGGGCGCGAGGGGCTGGCCAAACACGACGCCGAAATCACCGCCGCTGCCACCGCACTGGGGCGCGAGGTGAACCTGCACAAGGTCACCCACCTGCCGAACCCCATGAACGCGCTGCGCCTGATCCACTGGGCCGGCCTCGAGGGGCACCAGATCGACGCGGTCGAGGCCCTGCAAACCGCCTACTTCCGCGACGGTGCCGATATCGGCGACACCGATGTCCTCGTGCAGATCGCCACAACCCTCGGCATGGATGGCCTCGCGATCCGCCGCCTGCTGGCCGGCCCCGCCGATGCAGCCGATCTGCGCGCCCGCGAGGCTCATTCGCGTAAAATGGGTGTCAAAGCCGTCCCAACCTTCATCGTCGACCAGCACCACGTTCTCGCCGGCGCCCAAACACCTGCCCTCTGGCTCTCAGTCATCAAGGAACTTACGGACAGCGACCACCCTCCGGCAAACGCTGTGCTGCATTAAACACATGGAACACCGAACCCCCACAAATCCACTATCAATGGTCGAATTCGTCGCTTTGATGGCCCTACTGACAGCCGTCGTCGCCTTCTCGATGGATTCGATGCTACCGCAGATCTCGCAAATCGGCCTCGAACTCAGCCCCGAACGGCCGAACCTCAGCCTGCTGGTCATCACCACCTTTACGCTCGGCCTCGGTTGCGGGACGCTGTTCGTCGGCGTGCTGGCCGACAGGTTCGGCCGCAAAGCGGTCATCCTTAGCGGCCTTGCCATCTATGCCATCGGGGCGGTGATCTCGTGGTCGTCGCAGTCCATCGTGCCCATGCTGATCGGCCGGTTCATCGCAGGCATGGGCGGCGCGGCCCCGCGCATCGTCACTATCGCCATGATCCGCGACATCTACTCGGGCCGCGAAATGGCCCGCATCATGTCGTTCGTGATGACGGTCTTCAGCCTCGTGCCCGCACTCGCGCCCTCTATCGGCGCGCTGCTGGCCCATGCCGATGGCTGGCGCACGGTGTTCCTATCTTTCGTCCTTTTCGCACTGATCGCGGGCGTCTGGGTCAGCCTGCGCCAACCCGAAACCCTGCCGCTCCCCGAACGCCGCCCCATCAAAGGCACCGTCATCTGGGCCGGCGTGAAAGAGGTCTTCGCCCACCCTATCGTGCGCCTGTCGCTGATCATCCAAGCGCTGTTCTTCGGCACGATGTTCACGCTGCTCTCCACGGCCGAGCCGCTTTACCATCGGGTCTACGGCGTCACCAACGCCTTCCCGCTGTGGTTTGGCCTCAGCGCCGTCATTGCAATGGGCTTCAGTCTGCTGAACGCACGCATCGTCATGCGGTTTGCCGTGCGCAATATCATCATGACAACGCTGTCGGTGCAGGTCGCCATCTCGCTGCTCTATCTGCTGATCCGCACGCTGCACTTGCCGCAAGAAGTCGAATTCGTTTTCTTCTTCATCTGGACAGCCTCGATCTTCGCCCAAGGCGCGCTGACGATGGGCAACCTCAACACCGTCGCCATGATGCCGATGGGCCATATCGCCGGCCTTGCCGCATCGGTCTTGGCCGCGGCAGGCACCATCGGCGGCACGCTGATCGCAACCGCAATCGGCCAAACGATCACCGACAGGCCCGAACCGGTGGCCATCGCGGTGGTGGTTATCGCCAGTCTCTCGCTCTTCCTCGCGCGCGGGCTTCCGAACAAAGTGCTATAAGAAAAGGGGCCGCAAGGCCCCTTTTTTCAACGCCCCTCGCGGGTTTTATAAAAGCGCGCTTTCTGAACCTCGGTCCATTTCAGCGCCAAACTCATCCCGAAATCGTCGCGTGTCTCGGACTGCACAACCCCTTCGGCATAAAGCCAAGCGCGCATCCGGCCCGCATCATGGGGCAGGCGCAAAACCTCCTCCAGATAGGGCGGCGCCAGCATCGCCTCTATGTCGGCCAGCAAGGTATCAGCGCCCTCGCCCGTCAGGGCCGACACCACCACGCGCTGATCTTGCCGGGCCGCTTGCGCCTGCCATGCCGCGCGAGCGTCCTCGTCCAGCAGGTCGATCTTGTTCAGCACTTCG carries:
- a CDS encoding extracellular solute-binding protein — encoded protein: MRILRYSFAGALFALASSPSALLAEPSYGLAMYGEPALPADFDHLPYANPDAPTGGRVVTAEVGAFDSLNPYVLKGSVPWQLSYLTGESLMGRSLDEPFTLYGLLAESVETAPDRSWVEFTLNPAARFSDGSPVTVEDVIWSFETLGTEGHPRYSTFWSKVAEIAPVGERGVRITFNTIDRELPLLAALRPILKKSQWDGLDFANNDGITVVPVTSGPYVVDRFETGRYVSLRRNPDYWGADIPFRRGTMNLDEVRFDFFGNETAAFEAFKIGQVNFTRETNVLRWQTQYDFPRTRSGEVVLAELAHQRPTGMTGLVMNSRLPQFADWRVREALIQAFNFEFINETVNGQPQPRIESYFGNSPLGMTPGTATGRVAEMLAPFADTLIPGTLEGYTFPVSDGSERNRAGITRALDMFAQAGWNVGSDGVMRNADGTAFTFDIVVETSAGEVKSIIDIYTQALSRLGITANVISVDPAQYRERTDKYDFGMTYFRRGLTLSPGNEQYLYWGSEGADTIGGRNMMGVKSPAIDAMINQLLTADSNDDFIAAAQSLDRLLTAGRYVIPLYQWNVSRIAYDATLHYPEHHPIFGDWPGWMPEVWWSAAP
- a CDS encoding DsbA family oxidoreductase — translated: MIKLDILGDPTDSWSMIALVALQAALAEADENPFVIEWHPLRRFAQLDPAGAPRHTILEPALGGREGLAKHDAEITAAATALGREVNLHKVTHLPNPMNALRLIHWAGLEGHQIDAVEALQTAYFRDGADIGDTDVLVQIATTLGMDGLAIRRLLAGPADAADLRAREAHSRKMGVKAVPTFIVDQHHVLAGAQTPALWLSVIKELTDSDHPPANAVLH
- a CDS encoding MFS transporter, which gives rise to MVEFVALMALLTAVVAFSMDSMLPQISQIGLELSPERPNLSLLVITTFTLGLGCGTLFVGVLADRFGRKAVILSGLAIYAIGAVISWSSQSIVPMLIGRFIAGMGGAAPRIVTIAMIRDIYSGREMARIMSFVMTVFSLVPALAPSIGALLAHADGWRTVFLSFVLFALIAGVWVSLRQPETLPLPERRPIKGTVIWAGVKEVFAHPIVRLSLIIQALFFGTMFTLLSTAEPLYHRVYGVTNAFPLWFGLSAVIAMGFSLLNARIVMRFAVRNIIMTTLSVQVAISLLYLLIRTLHLPQEVEFVFFFIWTASIFAQGALTMGNLNTVAMMPMGHIAGLAASVLAAAGTIGGTLIATAIGQTITDRPEPVAIAVVVIASLSLFLARGLPNKVL